From Apus apus isolate bApuApu2 chromosome 22, bApuApu2.pri.cur, whole genome shotgun sequence:
CGTCCCTTCCCGCAGCGCCTCCTTCCTCTGCCCGGCCCCACCGCCTCCGGGGGTTGCGAAACGGGACCGTTTCCCCTTTCCAGCTGCCGGGTTCCCTTTTCTTCGGAAGGCCCGATGTCCAGGCCGAAAACGGGGAAGCGGCTGCGCCAACCGCGACGGGCCCTGCCCGGAGGCCTTTCCCCCTCTTGTCCCCCCCCCCGGAGCCGGCCCAGCGGGGCCCTCAGCAGCTGAAGGGCTTCACATACCCTCGGAGGTGGGGAAACAGGAAGCTGGCTGGGTGAGAAGGGGGCTGAGACCCCAAATGTGAGCCCCTAGCCCCCTCTGCAGAGAAACCCACCCAGACCTGCCCCCCTCCACCGGGAATGCAGCGGGAATGCGGGATGGAGGGTGCgggatggagctgggagctggagctggagctggggctggggctgggaacgggaactgggagctggagctgcaattgagagctggagctgggagctggagctgcaattgagagctgggagctggagctgggactgggagctggagctgggattgagagctggagctggagctgcaattgagagctgggactgggagctggagctgggaactGGGAttgagagctggggctggagctgcaattgagagctggagctggagctgggagctgggattgAGAGcgggagctgggagctggggctgtgctctgtgctgaaGCCAGCCACTGGGAGCTGacccagcctctccctgccaggCATGGACCTGGGAACAGCCCGTGGTGCAGTTGTAAGGCTGGTGTCTGGCTCTCCCGGCATCTCCCTCTGCaaaggcaggggaaggaagaaccctctggagctgctggccccggtacctgcagcccagctccgacagggagagaggagagcaggagtAGGGCAGTCGTGGGGCAGAGCTGACAACACCAAACCTTCAGAAATTGTGACATGGGCTTGAAAGGAAGTTCAGCTGTTTCTTCACTGTCTCCAGATCCTCTTTTCAGCCTCCCTTCCCAGGTAGAAGAAGACATCCTTTGCAAAAACCAGCTGAGGCTGGTGAGGGACAGTGTCAGCCCCGCAGCACAGGcttggaggaggaaagaagacaaaacaaagcagcaagtgctgcagtTTGGCCAGTGTCACTTTGGGGGGATAGTGAGTGCCTGGAGGCTGGGCTCAGGCTTCTAGGTTGGACAGCACAACCTTGACCTCTGAGGAGTCCAGACTAGAGGTGAACCCCACAACAAGAGCTCACCCctttgcttctcctgcagcacccatgcctcccagccctgccctggctgtgcaCACACATCCTGCATCAGCCTGTGTCACAGCAAAACACTGTGCTGCCCcactccagctccagctctgctttcttccaTGAGTCTCTCTCCCTGGGCCCAGGGCTGTCTGGTGGCTCATGATGAGTTCCTGCCCAGCACACGGTGTGCTGAGGCATCAGGAAGCAGCATGAAGCACCAGACCAGCAGCAAGGGAGCCCTTCATAGGTTGGTTATAAAACTCTCTGTCTTGATTTTACTGCCTTTAGTAAAGCTTGGTAAATATTTCTGGGACAGGCAGCTCCTTGTCTGGCTTTAATTACCTGGGCAAATTTTCCTCAGGATTATATTGACCTCAAATATGTCAACATTTATTGAGGCTGTGTTCCTGAGGCTTTTCCCATTAGATGTTAATGGATTCTGGCTAATAGTCAAGCCGGATTGACCACCGGAGGGTGCCCTGGCCAGCTCCAGGATACCACAAGTACCTGGGaagagggctggggagggtttTATACCAGCTCTGTAGAGCCAAATATAAAAATCACCATGGCCCCAATCCAAAGAGATCAGGGAACATGCTTGAGCAATTGCATTCCTAACTatctgcttccctgggcatgATTCACTCCAGGTCGTAGCTCTATTTACGTGTGAGACTTCAAGCAAAGGTTACCTTCCttgggactgttccctctctgtgGGAAAGAGGAGTCCAGCACCTCTCTGCAGGGCTCCAGGTTGCTTCtgtccctcagcccctgccagggCTATGCTCAGCACTGTGGTCACTTGCCACCATTGCTCTGGAGAGCCACACCACGCTGGTTGTTTTGAAATCACTTCCCTCCAGCCTGGTGGCCAGTGGCCAAGAGTGTGCCCAGGTGCCTCTGCCCACCCGTGGGCATCTCATACATCATGGCTGTGAGTGAGAGCAAAGAGAGGGCCAAGAGGGAGGCTCTGACagcccccagcctctcctgcaTGCCTCTGAAACTGCAAGTGTGTGCCAGGCTGGAAGAGCATCTGGGGTGGGGGTTTGGAAGGGGTCTCCAAGCCTCCACGCACTGTGGCACTGCTCCATCTTCACTGCAAAATCCCAGCCCTCAGTCACAAATGAGTGTGTGTCTCTCCAGCAGAGCTTCTTCAGGTCAAACCGGCTACACCTTGACTCTGTGTCTGGCAGGTGTCTGCACAAACACTGCCCTGGTGCTGGTGTTTGAGCTGGAGGTGTGTGCCAGCCAGGTTTTCCAGGGGCAAGCACCCCCAGGCAGGCTTCCTCTGGGCCATTTGACAGCTCTTGACGTCCCTGGGCCAACCCCCTTTAAAGAACTACTCTTGACTctgtcccttccttcttccctctggCTGCAGAAAGCCAAGCTGAAGAGAAGTACAGGAAACCAGGAGGCTGACATGCAAAAAAGCCCCTGGGTAAAGTCTGGGggaagcaggggctggagcaagCAAGGGTTGTCCACTGCCCTGCATCTCCTTCCTAGGGACtagcccttcccagcagcaagTCATTCCAGAAGGTAGCACAGAGCTTCCCTTGCACGTGGGGCTccagcccaggggctgcctgtgctgcctcagGAGGCCCCGGTGTCCAGCACAGCAGTTGCTTAGAGAGGCCAGCAATGATGGCAGAAAGTTGTCCACATCCCCCTGGCTTTGGGAGCAGAGAAAGGCTGGGAATAAGTCACTGCTGGGCAGTACTGGGCAGGTGCTGCTCAGCCCCAAACCAGTGTGCTGTTGGccacccctgctccctcccacgCTGTCAGCATGCAAAGGCTCTGGCCACGGACACACTGCTCCCTGGATGCTGTGGTcagcacaggcaggggagaCCACAGAGGCAGAGACTTCCCTGCCTGCAAAAGTCGTTGCCTCACTGTTTCCATCAGTGCTCAAGAAGGGGCTGATTTTAGCAGAGGTAAAACCTCAGCCAGAGGTTTGCGGTCTTTGCCACATGCAAAACTCTGTGCCTCGTTTTCACTCTCCCACGCTCGACAGAGAGGTAAAACTTTCCCTCCagggctccctcctgcccccctggCATTgtcacagccctgccaggcaggagagggtgCACACACAGCTGCTTCTGATACGTCACCCTGCAAGGGGAAACCTCCCCCAGTCAGGCCCTGCTGGAGCCCCTGCCTGGTCACAGCTGCTGGGATCTGAGCACAGAGGCAGCCTGCTTGTCCTTCCTGTGGTCACCACGTTTGTCTCCCTCTGCCTTCTGTGGCTCCCAGAAAGGGCCTGGCAGTGGGTAAGAGAAGACTGGTCCTATCTGGCCCTGGGATGCACTGCTGAGTCACAGTTCTCTCCACAACGTCACTCACATGAACAGCCACATGGATTTGTCCTTTAATCGGACCCCAAACGGAGTGTTCTCACAGGAACAGTGCTGTGGTGGGTGGTGGACACTCACCATCCACAGGTTCTCAGGGAGGATGAGAGGAGGAGCTCAAGAGAGATGTCCATgcaggggcagggctgagcaACAGGCTGAGAGGTGGGAGGTTCCTTCAGGGCTGCCTTTCCCCTTCTCACAGCAGCCTGAAGGTTCACTCTGGGCAGAGCCAAGCCTCAGGCTCCCCAGTCCCTTGGGTCACAGCTTGGAGGGCAGTGTCTTGGCTCTCCTGTGAGCTCCCAGAGCTTGGAGCTGGGCACGAACTTCAGTGCAATGCCTCTAGGTACATCTGGAGGCAGCTGGGTAGACAAGGACACAGCTCTGTCTTCAGGATACAAGAAGCCACCGCCGTGGTTGATCAAAGCTTGGAGCCAGCCTCAGCCAGTGGAGATAGGTCTCTGTGATGGTGCCAGCACCATTGCAGGGACAGAGACACAGCAGCTGAGTGGGGACACCAACAGGCTGGGTCGAGGTGCTGTGTGGAGGAGCTTGGATGGAGGCAGGGTCCTCCTGGGCCACTAGAACGCCTGgtgcagcctcctctgctcctcctggcgtgggctctgcagggacagagaggGGGCATTGGCAGGCAGCACACAGccacccaccccaccacgctccATGGGCAGGTTGGAGAGGTCTTTCTGCCTGGCCCCTGTGGCCAGGGGAACCACACAGCCCCCTCCTGCCAGTGTCATGGGTGCCAGGGAGATATtaggacaggcagggcaggagggtgcCAGGACTCAGAGCAGTGTCAGCACTGTCATGAGTGCCTGGCAAGAGAGGTTACCTGTGTGAACCCTATACTGTTGGCAACAGCCACCAGCCAGGAGTCTGGTCCCTTTGGTTCCACCTCAACGTGACAGAGTCTGGGGGAGCCACTgggagaggacagggagggtgTGTGGGAGCCTGAGGCAGGGTCACCCTCCTCAAAGGACAGCAGAGGGGACAGCCCGatctggaagaaaggaagagggatAGCCATGCAGCTCCTGGCACTCCGCAGCAAGCCAGGTCCCCTGGAGAGGACCTCACTGTTCAGGCTTGGAGGCAAGACCTCCACCCCACCATCCAGCTTTGCAGCACCCCAGGGCTTCCtagccagagcaggaacacgCTGGGTCCCCAAAACCTACCGACTGGTAGAACTGATCTGCAGCAGGGTCGATGACCAGCAGGGTCACCTGGTCATCATGGGCACGGATCCTGAGCACTGTCTGGTGGTGGTCCAGCCCCTCGATGCTCTCACCATTCACAGCCAGCAGACGGTCCCCTTCCTtcatccctgcctgctcagctggCAGCCCCACATCCACATCCCACAGGAACTGGCCTGCCCCAGGGAGACAGGGAAGGTGGGGAGATGCTCACAGAGACATCCAGCCAGGGGGGAACTGGCCCTGCTGACCCCCgtgtgcagctggggaaggggtcCTGCTGTGGGCACAGGGCTTGCAGCTATTCCTACCACCATgctccagtacttaaaggggggCTACCAAGAAggtggagactccctatttcCAAAGAGTCAcgtggaaaagacaaggggtggtggtcacaagttgctcctggggagattccaattgaacacaagaggtaaatttgtcaccatgaggacagtcagacattggaacagtctccccaGGAgagtggtggattcccccacatgggacagttttaagtctcagcttgacagggagctgagccacctcatGTAAACTAGAGTAGCTagagaggttggaccagatgatccttgaggccccttccaacctggcattctaggattctgtggtTCCATTCCTGACCACCAGACATGCTCAGGCACAGATTgtccccctcagccccctcacCTGTGGTCCCTGAGCTGCAGTCATCCTCCTTGAGCAGGAACCCGTAACCAGCTGGACCCTTCACCATGTGCAGCTCCCGGGCCTTGAAGGGGAGCCAGGAGGTGTCAGCCAAGGCAGCTGTGACCTGCAGCCCCCGCAGGCGGTAAAACTCCTCCACAGCACTGGATGCCACCAGCAGCGTCACCTTGCTGCCACTCTGCTTCAGCTGGAGGGGAAAGGCAAGGTGCTCAGCAACGTTCCCAGTCCCCCACCCACCCACGAGCGGGAGCAGGCACCTTTCTGTTGAGCTGAGTGTGTGAGTAGCTCCTGACGCTGGTCCCGTTCAGCTCCAGGAGCCAGGAGCCCGGTGGCACCCCGGCTCGCTCCGCTGGCCCATCCTGCCGCACCGACAGCTGGAAGGTGCCCTTGACgcctgcagggaggagaagaggcagcctggggtgagcagggggctgcaggggggctggggggggggctcACAGCTCTGGTCATCCCGCCGCTTTACCTTCTGGACCCGAGACGCTGAAGCCAAAACCGCTCTTGTCCCGCGTGATGTGGCAGAGGCGAGGGCGGATCTCAGCAGGCAGCATCTGGGACaggtccctgcccagggctttGCCTGCTTCGTAGGATTCTCCATCCAGCACGGCCAGCAGGACCTGGTTCCCGCTCGCCTTGATCTTCTGTACCACCTGGAAAAGACCCAGGCTGTGATCCTTGGGGAGAAGTGGGGTCCCACCGTGGCtctggctggggggggggggaacctaAGCTTTCCCCGAGGTGCTCCCAGCTTACTTACCCTGTGGTGGTCCATGTTGTCCACGAAGTGGCCGTTGACCTGGAGGAGCCGGtccccatcctgcagccccctgcGCTGGGCCAGCCCCCCCGGCTCCACCTGCCGGATGACATGGCCCCGGCAGCCCAGCTCCTCGTGGAGGCAGAACCCGAAGGTCTCGGCGCTGTCCTTGCTCAGGAGGTAGAAGCGGGGCTCCCCCACGCCCTCACCACCTGCATGGGGCACAGCCCGtgtgcagggctctgcagggagcccAGCACGAGTTCCCTACCCCATCCCGGCCTGGGGTGTCCCCGTCCCTGCTGCCTCACATGTTTCAcctccccacagctccctggCAGGAGAGAGCCCAGGACCCAGGGATTCCCAGCTGCCAGAGCCCTGTGCTGACACAGGGACAACCCTGGGGAGAGAAGGGTATTTACCCGTGTCCTCAGTCAGTGACAAGGCAGGGTTGTCAATCCCATCTTTGGGGTTAAATTCGAATTTTCTGAAATGATAAAGGGCAGGAGAGGCCAGGTtagtgcagcagcacagccctaccctggctgccccatccctgccatgGGAAGCTCCGTTCCTCCCAGGAAGGACCAGCTGGAGCCACAGCTCCAGTGCCTCTTCTTTGAGGAAAACCAGGAGTGGTTCTCCCTCTTGGAGTGTCCCCCCCACATCCCTCCCGAGTTAACAACTCAGGGAAGACATTcctggggcaggcagctgggcttGGCAGGTGTGACCCACACCACCTCAGCTGAGGAtgtgccccagcacagcccagctgtggCACCATGAGCCCCGGGAAGCCCCTGGCCAGGGGGAGCTCAGCACTTACATGATGGATTTCTTGTcaccctccagccctgcagagggagagaagaatcagtgcaggaggcagcagccaggagcagacCCTCTCAAGCTCTCAAGGCTTGTCCATTCACAGGCTCATGGTCAGTTTGCTGAGTCCATGCAGACCCCCCCACACCCTCTGCCCCCCAGCTACAGGGTGTGCCTGGGCACAGCTCAGCACTTGGCCCCACCACCAGTGTCCTCTTGTatttcaaagcagcaggagaCCTGCTGTTTGCGTCCTGCTGCCCAGTCCAGCAgtgtcctgcagcacaggggaaagGTAGGGCCAGAAGATGGTGTGCAGGTGGAGGTAAGTCCTGGGGGGTTACAGAGCTTTTGAGTGAGGGATGAGAAGGGTCACCAGAGCCCCAGAGAGCTGGCTGGAGCCAGGAGATTGAGACAGACAATCCTCCCTTGCCCACCTTCTGAtaaaccccctccccacctcttcCAGCACAAGGACCCCCAAACCCAAGGAGAGGGGACTCCTGACAAGTGTCCCCACAGTGTCCATCTGAATGTCTCTAGCCCCTTCCCATGGCCTGGCAGGGCTCAGACATTGgagaggtgtgtgtggggaagggTCTCCTCAGGATGAagccccactgcccccagcaCGTaccttttgtttgcttcatgGCTGCAGGGAATGCCAGAGGGAGCAAGGTACAGGGTGAAGTGGCAGGGAAGCCGGTGTCCCCGCCTCTTCCAAGACGCCCCAGGTTTAATGGTTAAACAGCCCCGACgtctcccctgccctcccagccctgaggcactgccagccctggggcagggaccagcaccctggcacagctggggaaCAGATCCTGGTGTCCCAGCTTCCAGCTGCCCCCAAGAGCAGCTCTCGGCGAAGACCAACAGGTTCAGCACGGGCTGCAGCAGAATTGGGCTGCCCCATCCTAGCCCCGTGAGATGGGAAAGGGCTGGAGCtctccactccagctgctggagggacacggcctcaccagtgcctcCACATTCCTCCCCAAGGAAGGGCCCGGAGAGGAGACGAGGCTTGGCACTACTGTGCTTCCCTGGAAACAAAGCAGTGCACTTTAATGCTACCAAGGGTTTCACAAGCAAGCCTGagtcctgcccctctgccactGCTTGTGGCTAAGTGGCCAGGCCAGCAGTGGCCAGGGTGCAAGGGCTGGGTCTTTACAAGCCCAGAAGAACAAGTCCCATTTGCTCCTGGCCTGGTCTCTGTACAGTTCTCCCACACTTCAGCCTTGCCCACAGATGAGAGCTGAGCCCCACGTACCCAGCACCTTTGACAGCCTTGGTAGCACCCAACCACTAGGCATCTCCACGTGGATAAGGGCACAAGGGGATGTGCTGCTGGGACACACTCCAgtgctccctccccagcagctctgctccctccctggctgTGTGGGATGGACAGCAGGCTAGAGGGTCCCCTGCTGCAGTTTCCCCAGCATCTTCTTGACCTCGCTCTCGACTCGTAGGAACTTGGCTTTCCTCCAAGGACTGGCAGTCTGTCTCCGGCTGCTCTCCAGGTCCTGCAGGAAGAGGGCAAGGTGCTGCCGGACCCGCTCGTGGTCCCAGAAAGGCAGATTCTTCTGCACCACGTTCAGAATATTGGACCAGTAGTCAGAGACATCAGTCCCTGCTGTAAGGAAGACCAGGGCCCTGACGCCGTCCCTGTCCATGCGCAGGCTGTGGAGCGCCCGCTTGCCATCCTCACTGATGTCGTTGAAGTACAGACTGTGGGTTGAGAGAAAAGGAgtgagaggctgagagagttggggtgttcagcctggagaagagaaggctccagggagacctgagagcaccttccagggcctgaaggggctccaggaaagctggggaggggcttgggacaagggcagggagggagaggacaagggggaagggatgaaaactggaagagggagattgaggtgagacatgaggagggaattctggagtgtgagggtggtgagaccctggcccaggttgcccagggaagctgtggctgccccatccctggcagtgttgaagggcaggttggatggggcttggagcagcctgggctggtgggaggtgtccctgcccatgcagggggttggatctggatgatctttcaggtcccttccaacccaaaaccattctatgagtctacACAACGACACTGTGggagctgggggcaggaggcagagaggggGCTCCCTGCTCACTGCCACGGGGAGGGACACCAGGTCAGAATCACGTCCCACGAGAGGGGAGATACAGGGCAGAGAGAACTCACTGCACTTTGTCCAGCGTCGCGTGCTTTTTGGCCACCTCCACCACGCGCAGGGCAGCCGTGTCCGTCAGGGAGTTGTAGCCCAAGTTCAGctcctggaggtgctggttcTCAGCCAGGTGCTGAGCAATGACCTCAGCACCCCTGTCCCCCAGAGCGgtgtgcagcagggacaggtggGTCAGCGAGCGGTTTCCTGCCAGCGCCTCAGCCAGGAGCTGTGCCCCCTGCTCGCCCACGGGGTTGTTTGCCAGCCTGTGGACACAAGGAGCTCGGGGTAATGctgaggctgggcagggggcccgtggtgggcagcaggggcagctccctgcagggagagaggcagTACTCACCGCAGGTTGCTCACCACACACTTCTCATGCAGGAGCAGGTCACGGATTTCCCTGCAGGCATCGGAGCCCAGGCTGTTGAGCTGCAGGCTGAGGCAGAGCGAGTCAAGGGGGTGGCAGGATGGAAACGGCTGTTACCTCTGGGGCTGGGGACCCTGTTCTCTCCATTTTCCCTGGCCCTTCCCATCACCACCCTACCTGGGCTCCCTCAGACAAGCCCACACAAGGCTCCCTCTCCACCAGGAGAGCACCCGAGCTTGGGTCGCATcagccagcagagcctgtggcagcaggagccagggaggggaaggggctgcatgTGCCGCAGGGGGTGGGTGAAGGTCTGAGGAGGGATCAGGACCCCACCAAGCCCTCCTGAGCATCCGGAGGAAGGAAATGCTGCAGAGCCCCGCAGCAGAGCCGGGTCCACCTCTGCTGAGCACGGCTCGCCACCCCCTGGGCGGCAGGAACACTGCAGTAGGACAAACGGGCTGGGAGGGCAGCCCTCCCCTGGGATGGGTTTCTCCTGCCCGGAGCTACAGGGGGACGCGGGGTGGCTCGGGGGGGACAAGCAATGGGAGGCCCCCGGGTctggcaggggagctggcagCCCAGCCTGTGACACCAGAGTTGGCCAAGGAGGGTGTGTTGGGACTGCAGATCCCAGCATGCAGAGCCCTAGGAAGGCTGCTCCAGGAGCGTTGCATGTTGGAAGCTGTAGTCCCCTCGGTCTCCACTGAGGATAAACAAGGGCACGCGTGCCCTCCCCTGCCTTGGCCACGCTCGAGCTCCTAGTGTGTCCCTGTGGTGAGCAAGAGCCCGATTTTTGAGTGCTGCCCAAGGGCAGAAGAAGGGGGTACTCACTGGAGGGCTTTGCATcgcagcaggacagggaagagGATCCTCAGGCTGCTGGTGTCCAGGTTGCAGGAGGTCAGGTTCAGCTCCTCCACCTCGTGACACGTGGTGCCCATGACAGCTGCCAGGACAGAGCACTTGAGAGGGGTCATCCTGACGGAGGAGAGGTTGACAGCCCGGAGGGAGCGGATGGCCTCGGCGGTGAAGCGCTCGTTCTGGAACTCGTGCAGGAAGAAGAGATAATCCATCAGCTCGGAGGGGGGCAGCCCCTTGCGGCTCTTCCTGATGACTGTCTTCTTCATGGCCTTGGCGATCTCAAAGGCTGCCAGGTTCTTGatggagcagcccagctgctccaggatgGCGCGGTTGCGGCGGGACAGGATCCCACCCATGAAGATGGGGAAGAGCTCAAAGACTTCATCATCGGGGGCCTCATCAGGATGGCGCATGGGGCCCTCCACGCCCAGGATGCTGGAATTGATCTGGTCCAGGACATCATCGTTGTAGTAGTCCTCCTCTTTGAAGAGCTCCTCTGCCATGGTGTGGGCAATAGCATCCCGGTCCTTACCGCTCAGCCGGGAGAAGTAGCGAGGGAAGATTTTGAGCAGGTTGAAAAGGACTGGCAGGAAGCGCATGGGCAGCACCTTGGAGATGATACTCAGCACAACAGCGACGTCTTCGCTCACCTTCCCAATGACTTCTGACAGCTCCTTCCCCACTCTCTGTGTCAGGGTCTTCTTCTCACCCAGCACCACATACAGGGCTGCCAGGTACTCCTGCATAGCCGGGATGGTGAAGACAAAGGTGTGCTCTTTGCCTGGCTGCATGCATGGAGTGAGGAAGAAGCGGAAGACATCGCTGCGGAAGACCTCCAGGAGGTTGAGTTCGCTCTCAGTCTTCATCTCTACCTCAAAGCACTGCTGCAGGTCATCCTCTGAGAAGCAGGTCTTGCGGGACATCACCCCTTGGTAGGCCAGCTTGCCCACCATCTTGGCCACGTACTTCATCATGGAGATGTTGGTGGGGTCGGTGCTGTCCAGCACCTCCCCGCTGAAGTTGAGCCTCAGGAAGCTGGTGTAGATGCCAGTTAAGGTCTGGCTAGGAGGCACCATCCTGGTGAAGTAGAGGAAGTGCAGGGTGGTGCACACCAGCCAGCAGTAAGAGGGCaggaagcaggcagcagctaTTTGGTTGTGGCGCTCCAAGTTCCTTGACAACATCTCCACCAAGTTTTCCTGCTCACCTGAGCTGCTACTCACGCTGCCCTCTCCACTGCAGCCGGGCTGGCTGAGCCTCATCTGGAAGTAGAGCTTCTGCAGGTTGGTGTCAGAGAAGCCACAGATCTCAGCGTAGCAACCCACGTACTTGGCGGGGATGCGGCGCACGGCCGACGGGCGCGTGGTGACGATGATGCTGGCCTGGAAGCAGAGGGCTGGGTGAGTTTGGAAGTGCTCCCTCTGTGCCTTTGATCTAAGCTCAGCAGGGTCCCAAGCAGACAACCCACATCCAGTCCACCAAGCTCACCCCACCCAGCAGCTGGGGTTCAAGAAGCTGCTGCTCAAAGGGCGTTGGCTCAACTGTGTCCCAGGCAGAGGGGACAGAAACACTTTCCCCACCCTGCGCTAGACAGACAGAGAGCCTGGAagcccacagcccagcagacTGCCTTCTTTGCCTTACCAGACCTCCACAGAGATCCCACATGAACAGTGACACGAGGCCACCCTGGTGAGCCCACTGGAGACTGCCTGTTCACCCCCAGCCAAGCTATCAGCACAACAGCCAGGGGTGGGGTGCCCCAGGGCTCACCCCCAGCCTTGCCCAGCAccaaggagctgcagggggacaCTGACCTCTGGCAGGAGGTATTTTCGCAGCAGGTTGACCACGATGGCAGAGGAAGGCACAGGCTCGTTGGGGTCACAGCACAGCTCCGTGCCCGCCAGACGGAAGTCCAAGTTAAGGCGCTCCAGGCCGTTGAGGATGAAGAGCACCTTGAGGTTGGAAGCCCCCAGCATCGGCACCACGTCCCGGAGGTGCTGGTACTTCTTGCTTATGAGGCGCCGCAGGGAGATGGGGGCATGGCTGTGGGACAGGTCCTCACAGGAGAAGGGGATGACCAGCTCAAAGCGGGGCAGGCGACCGTGGCACCAGTCCACCACCATCTTCTTGATGAGGGTGCTCTTCCCTGTGCCCACAGTGCCGTACAGCACAACATTCTTCACCTGCCGCCCGCAGGCGTCCACGTCGAAAAGGTTCTGGAGGGTGATAACccggctgcagggctgctggagctggttcTGGATGGTGAGGTCAGGTGAGGGCTTCAGGATCTCCTCCATGGAGCTCTGCCGGATCACTGGGTCCACGTGGACTGCGTCCAGTGAGAAGGAAGGGCCAAACTGCCTCTCTTCATTGGGCTGGTGGCTGAACCACGCGGACAGGCGCTTCTGGTGTTGCTTGATGGCATCTGGGAAGAGAAAGGTGCTTGACAAGTCAAGGCCTTCTCAGGGGCAGTGGGCTGGGAAAGTTGCCTGCCCCAGGCTACTGCAGTGAGGTGTCTGTGGAAAGAAGGCCAGAA
This genomic window contains:
- the NHERF4 gene encoding Na(+)/H(+) exchange regulatory cofactor NHE-RF4 isoform X2: MKQTKGLEGDKKSIIKFEFNPKDGIDNPALSLTEDTGGEGVGEPRFYLLSKDSAETFGFCLHEELGCRGHVIRQVEPGGLAQRRGLQDGDRLLQVNGHFVDNMDHHRVVQKIKASGNQVLLAVLDGESYEAGKALGRDLSQMLPAEIRPRLCHITRDKSGFGFSVSGPEGVKGTFQLSVRQDGPAERAGVPPGSWLLELNGTSVRSYSHTQLNRKLKQSGSKVTLLVASSAVEEFYRLRGLQVTAALADTSWLPFKARELHMVKGPAGYGFLLKEDDCSSGTTGQFLWDVDVGLPAEQAGMKEGDRLLAVNGESIEGLDHHQTVLRIRAHDDQVTLLVIDPAADQFYQSSPRQEEQRRLHQAF
- the NHERF4 gene encoding Na(+)/H(+) exchange regulatory cofactor NHE-RF4 isoform X1 produces the protein MKQTKGLEGDKKSIIKFEFNPKDGIDNPALSLTEDTGGEGVGEPRFYLLSKDSAETFGFCLHEELGCRGHVIRQVEPGGLAQRRGLQDGDRLLQVNGHFVDNMDHHRVVQKIKASGNQVLLAVLDGESYEAGKALGRDLSQMLPAEIRPRLCHITRDKSGFGFSVSGPEGVKGTFQLSVRQDGPAERAGVPPGSWLLELNGTSVRSYSHTQLNRKLKQSGSKVTLLVASSAVEEFYRLRGLQVTAALADTSWLPFKARELHMVKGPAGYGFLLKEDDCSSGTTGQFLWDVDVGLPAEQAGMKEGDRLLAVNGESIEGLDHHQTVLRIRAHDDQVTLLVIDPAADQFYQSIGLSPLLSFEEGDPASGSHTPSLSSPSGSPRLCHVEVEPKGPDSWLVAVANSIGFTQSPRQEEQRRLHQAF